From the Solanum pennellii chromosome 4, SPENNV200 genome, one window contains:
- the LOC107016136 gene encoding cytochrome P450 CYP82D47-like, with amino-acid sequence MTTICIVYQIPAAFTNGGATMDIFLIVVMVASSSVFFFFLCKHAFSAKVHSKSRRVPGAGGAWPIIGHLHLLSGSETDQLPHKIMGRMADKYGPIFGMKLGVHQVVVVSDPKLAKECFTTNDLALAGRPKSMASEIIGYKHAMFALSAYGPYWRETRKIATIELFSARRIEMLKHIREFEVKPSVKEMYNNWGKKNLNGFVKMEMKEWIGDLVMNTMGKILFGKGRRINEDEGINKAHKAIRRFFELLGAFVVADFLPYLRWLDIGGHEKAMKEVSKEMDSVVEEWLTEHKRKRGIIKSGEEEDFMDVMLSICEDRDLPGFDADTAIKANCMGLLSAGTDTTIVTLTWALSLLLNNYEALKKAQDELDAHVGKNRWVQESDIKNLVYLQAIVKEVLRLYPAGPLSVPHESMEDCVIGGYDIPKGTRLLVNLWKIQHDPNIWANPHEFKPERFLTTHNDVDVKGNHFELIPFGSGRRMCPGISLALQVVPFVIAVLLQGFDMKRPSDEAIDMSESSGLTVLKASPLQVLLAPRLASVLYE; translated from the exons ATGACAACAATTTGTATTGTATATCAGATTCCAGCTGCTTTCACAAACGGAGGAGCGACTATGGATATTTTTTTGATTGTTGTCATGGTAGCTAGTTCCTccgtttttttcttctttctttgcaAACATGCTTTCTCAGCTAAAGTACATAGTAAAAGTAGGAGAGTACCTGGAGCTGGCGGAGCATGGCCTATTATCGGCCATCTCCACCTTTTGAGTGGATCCGAAACAGATCAATTACCTCACAAAATCATGGGGCGCATGGCAGATAAGTACGGGCCAATTTTCGGAATGAAGCTTGGAGTTCATCAGGTTGTAGTTGTGAGCGATCCCAAATTAGCCAAAGAGTGTTTCACAACGAACGATTTAGCCCTAGCAGGTCGCCCTAAATCAATGGCTTCAGAGATTATAGGTTACAAACACGCTATGTTTGCACTTTCTGCTTACGGTCCTTACTGGAGAGAAACAAGGAAGATTGCCACAATTGAACTTTTCTCCGCTCGACGAATCGAGATGCTCAAACACATCAGAGAATTTGAGGTAAAACCATCTGTTAAAGAGATGTATAATAATTGGGGgaagaaaaatttaaatggTTTTGTGAAGATGGAGATGAAGGAATGGATTGGGGATTTAGTTATGAACACTATGgggaaaatattatttggaaaagGGCGAAGGATTAATGAGGACGAAGGAATTAATAAGGCTCACAAAGCAATTCGAAGATTTTTCGAATTGTTAGGAGCTTTTGTTGTGGCTGATTTTTTACCTTATTTAAGATGGCTCGATATAGGAGGCCATGAGAAAGCGATGAAGGAGGTTTCTAAAGAAATGGACTCTGTTGTTGAAGAATGGTTAACAGAGCACAAAAGGAAGAGAGGAATTATTAAATctggtgaagaagaagatttcATGGATGTAATGCTTTCCATTTGTGAAGACAGAGATCTGCCTGGATTTGATGCCGATACTGCTATAAAAGCTAATTGCATG GGTCTACTATCGGCAGGTACAGACACCACCATCGTAACTTTAACATGGGCTTTAAGTTTACTCTTGAACAACTACGAAGCACTAAAAAAGGCTCAAGATGAGCTAGACGCTCATGTTGGCAAGAATAGATGGGTCCAAGAATCGGATATCAAGAACTTGGTTTATCTTCAAGCTATTGTCAAAGAAGTATTACGTTTATATCCAGCTGGACCGCTCTCTGTACCACACGAGTCAATGGAGGATTGTGTTATTGGGGGATACGATATACCAAAAGGGACTCGCTTATTAGTGAACTTATGGAAGATTCAGCACGATCCTAATATATGGGCAAATCCTCACGAGTTTAAACCAGAGAGGTTCCTGACGACCCACAATGATGTGGATGTAAAGGGCAATCACTTTGAGTTGATACCATTTGGTAGTGGAAGAAGAATGTGCCCTGGAATATCTTTGGCCCTTCAAGTGGTGCCCTTTGTAATAGCAGTGTTGCTGCAGGGGTTTGACATGAAGAGGCCTTCAGATGAAGCAATTGATATGAGTGAGAGCTCTGGATTGACAGTGCTCAAAGCTTCTCCACTCCAAGTTCTCCTTGCTCCGCGCTTAGCTTCCGTTCTTtatgaataa